gggctcctcttcctcttttttaCTTGGCAGATGCTGCTGGACTGCTGGCTCTGGATCTCTCAGCGGTACTGGAATAGGTTCTGCCCGTACTGGAGGGGTTGCAACAGGTGTGAAGGTTGCAACGGGTGTAATGGTTACATTGGCTGCGATGGTTGCAATGGGTGTCTCAACCTGTATGTAGTGAAAGAAGGGTGGTATAGAGAATCAAATAAAGTAAAAGACATAAGAGTTTAGACATGACAATCGTTAGTGACAGACACATAGCCATCTGTTGTTTCTGTGCCCATTACCTGTCTCTCCAATACTACAGGCTGCATGGCCTCTGGTTCTGGCTGTTTGCTGTTGGCCTCCAGGACTGTCATGATGGAGGCGGGAATGTGGGCTTGCTGTAACAACAACCAGGGAAGGTTTTGTTATGAGAGACTGATATATAGGGAGCTGGATCAGTTTGATAAACAATAGACTTTCTTACACTGGTGCATTTCATTGGTATGAGCTTAAAATGTCTCCCACTAAAATAAAgagataacgttagctagctacctggTGGGGGGTGAAAGAGTGGACGTGCTGTAGAAGAGGTTCCCTCATCTCCGGGCAGCGCTCAAACACACTGGTAAGCTGGGCTGGTGGGAGCTGCAGCAGCACGCTGTAGGACTGCGGCTTAGTCCTCTGGCAGCACTTCACAAAGCCCTCCCACACCTTAGGATACTTCCACACCTGCACAACAAACAGAGACACATATGTATATACATTAGCAGTCAGAAGtctggacacacctgctcattcaaggggttctctttatttttactattttctacatggtagaataatagtgaagacatcaaaactatgaaatcacacatgtggaataatgtagtaaccaaaaaaaaagtgttaaatctaaatatatagcatagtcatttacaacattaacattgtccactgtatttctgaccaattatatgttattttaatggacaaaaaaatatgcttttctttcaaaaacaaggacacttctaagtgaccacaaacctttgaatggtagtatacaaaagtttggggtcacttagaagtgtccttgcacattttttgtccattaaaataacatcaaattgatcagaaatacagtgtagacatggttaagtaaatgactattgtagctacaaacggcagatttttaaaggaatatctacataggcgtacagaggcccattatcagcaaccatcactcctgtgttccaatggcacactgtgttaactaatccaagtttatcattttaaaaggctaattgatcataccaaaacccttttgcaattatgttagcacagctgaaaactgttgtcctgattaaagaagcaatacaactgtctttctttagactagttgagtatctggagcatcagcatttgtgggtttgattacaggctcaaaagggccagaaacaatggccagcatcccagagtcacctcttcactgttgacgttgagattggtgttttgcgggtactatttaatgaagctgccagttgaggacttgtgaggcatctgtttctaaAACTAGAAACTCTAAggtacttgtccttttgctcagttgggcaccggggcctcccactcctctttctattctggtttgaCCCAGTTTGCGATGTTCTGTGGAGGAAGTAGTActcagtgttgtacgagatcttcagtttcttggcaatttctcgcatggaatagccttcatttctcagaacaagaattgactgacgagtttcagaagaatattaatttgtttctgtccattttgagcctgtaatcgaacccacaaatgctgatcaattgatgttattttaatggacaattatTTTTGCTTTTCTTGCAAAAACAAGGAAATTCTGatacttttgaacggtagtgtataataACATATAGCAGGTTACCGGCATCCCTGTGTTCTTAAACAGCAAAGCCGTCAAATCAAGTCGGTGTCTAAATGTTGAGTGCTGAGCAACTGAATGCTCAGTGTAGGAGAAAAACTCCTAGTTTACTGACCTGCTTGACAATGAGTCGGGACAGGATGTTCATAACGAAGCCTCCCAGGCGGGGGTACATGCTGAGGGACTGGATAACTGTTCTCATCAGCAGAATGGGGAGAGGACTCTGCTCCATCAGCTGCTGCATTACCACAGCCAGGACCTCTGACGTGTACACATTCTTCTCCCCAAAACACAGGTTGGTGGCTGCAGACACGGACACACAAATAACACTTTCATCAACTCAGAAATATTCCAACAGAAAAATATCACTGGTGACAATGTGTAATAGTGTATCAGAGAAAACAAAACTGAATGGTTGTCAGGTAGAAGACAACTTACCTTTTATGATGGACTTCATGTCACACTTTGTTGAGTCAACATTGTGCAAAGAAATTAGAAGCTCGCCAGGGGTGAGAGGAGACATTGAGGAACTACCCTCGCCTAGTAACGAGAGATGACAAGTGTTATTACACGTCATTCACACTGGTGACATACAGTCACTGGAAGATGTGATGGGATCTTACTATGCTGGGTGCCCAGGAGACGGTTGAAGACTTCCTTCACCACAATGGGGTTGAGCTTGATAAGCTTGGGAAGAGCCTGGGTCACCTCTTTCTGTACACAGAAAcacagcagaaacagagagaactcTGTTTATGATATATCCTGATTGCccagtcacttttacccctacccatatgtacatactgtGTTACCTCAAtctcgtacctctgcacattgactaggtactggtactccttgtgtatagctttgttattgtttccatTGTTACACTTTCCTTTTTTATTTAGCAAATACGTGTCTTTTTaattctgcattgttggaacgggcttgtaagtaagcatttcactgcaaagTCCACACATGTTGTACTCGGCACAAGAAACCAATCAAATTAACACTGCTCCTGTTGTTTTAATGTCACAGTTATCTCCCTATTGTAGCACTTTGTGAAAGACACCATTGTTTTTTTGAGGAACTTACCTTTTCCAGGCCGTTGATGACAGGAATTAGGAAACGAACATCGGGCACTCGTTTGTGATACaggtccctcactctctctaccaactCTGGCGATGGAGGCACTAAGGAAAGACAAGAGTCCATGTAGAAGCTGACATTCCCATCTCATCTCCCGTTTGCCAAGCACACAGACCATCTGCGAATAAGCTGGGCAGTGGAGTGAAATACACTTTACCTTTATCAGTGAGAATGTGCAGGCAGCGAGTGACCAGAGTCTCTGCTCCTTTAGGACAGTTTTCAACCAACAGCAGAAGCTGTGGAGACTTCATCCCCATTCCACGGATCTATTGGGCAGGGAGAAAACTCACGAACACACACTGGTAGACAAGCAAGCCAAACGGCAGAAAGGACCAAAGAATGGTGCAGGGAGAGTGAAAggaattagacaaaactaaagaGAGTGGGTAAGAAGGGGCTTACTGGCTGCTCTATCACTCGAAGCACACTGCGCTTGATGTCGGCAATGGCTTCAGTGTAGACAGAGGCCAGCTCATGAACCAGGCGGTGGTTGAGAGGCAGAAGGGACAGGTAGAGGTACAGGCACTGCCTCACTGTGTCCTCTGTCCAGGGGGAGGCCACCTCTGTGGGAGTGAGAGGGACAAACAATTGTTAGGttagtggggaagagagagacattgcCGTGTGTGTATAAAGGTTAAACTGGAAGTCAAACCTGTATCCTTGTCAGCCCCAAAAAGTAACGACGGAGGGTTAGGGTGTACGAGGAGCTGCATGTAGTTCAGGGCAAACTTCTCAATATAGTCCCTCAGCTGGTCTTTCTCATACATCCGCTTTATGAAGGACAGCGCATTGGAGCGCACCTGGACAGAAAACAGTTAACGAAAGAAAAACACAAGCCAGCAGCAACAAAGACTCAGTTTTGTTCATTTTACTATGTTACCTTCTCCTTTTCATGTGAGCTGAGATCCAGAAGCACATGGAGATACTGGAACTGCCTTGAGGGCCGTTTTACAATCAGCTCTTTTAGAGTAGTCATGCCGAGGTACACCCGCGACTGAAACGCATTCAACCAGAAAGGAAATCACTAGTGGCATGATGACAGAGCCGGTACGTCATTTGAATTATTTGCTCAAGTTTAAAGACAATCAAATGTCATTACCTCATCTTCACAGTACCGTCGTATTACTTCCAAAGCAGACTCTGTAATTAACGGAGCCTCCAGCACAATCTTTGTGAAAAGCCTAGGAGAAGGGATAGAAATGGATAGGAAAGTGGATTAGATAATTGCTATTTGACTGCGGAGCCCTTTAGCTGGTGTCCACAGAAGAACGTAACTGTCCTCACCCATCCCTCTGCTCGGGCTTCTCCTGCAGGCCGGACAGTAGAGTGAAGAGGCAGTGGTCGTAGCTGTCCAACAAGCCAGTGGGCTGCTGACTGAGGTATGTGTTATACTcctggtagagaagagagaaggccAGGTCGCTCCTGGTCCTAATGTCCTCCAGAATGAACTCCAGCACATCATCCTTCATCATCCCCTCAAACTGAGTCACAAGTCTGGACAACAGCTTGACCCGCACCTGCCAGGAAGagtacatatatatttatattccggactcagACATCACTCATTCTAATATTTCTAGATTTCTTCATTTGAAGCAGTACAACTAATTATACTGTACTTTACCTCCAGCCAGTTCACCACTTATTCAAAACCAGATTCTGTACTCAAAATAGGAGACCAAGATAATTTTCTGGGGCATTGATAAAAAAACAACCTTGCTTCAGATATCATACACATATAAGTATGTGATCTTGTGTTTAATCTCACTGTAGTACCATACTGACCATGCGTTATAATATTTCTagatttttttcatttttatttggGGGATTTGcatgtattgttagatattactgcacggttggagctaggaacataagcattttgaTACACCCACGATAACGTTCGCAAAATGTGTACGAGACCAATCAAGTATGACATATGTCTACATCATAGACTCAAATAAGATGTTTGTCTCTTCCTATAGATGTTAGTTACTATGGAAATTGAGGCCTTTTATTATTTCTCTACTGGAGAGGAAGAACGTTTTGAAACACTCACATGGGCCATCCCACTCTGTGCTATAGCTTTTTCTGAGTGCAGGATGCGCTTGACAGCCATGTTGGTCAACTTTTCAAGCTGGGTGTCTGTCAAAGGCTGGATCACATCAGCTAATCTGAACACTTTCCTCTTCCCACTTGTCCCAGGTGTTctaaaaaaaatcaaatcaaaagccACAAATGAAACAGTCAGAATGGTTAAATGGCAGGGTACTGGGTTTGCTTTTATGTGTGATAGTTGTACTGCTTCA
The Oncorhynchus gorbuscha isolate QuinsamMale2020 ecotype Even-year linkage group LG20, OgorEven_v1.0, whole genome shotgun sequence DNA segment above includes these coding regions:
- the sympk gene encoding symplekin isoform X1, translated to MNNKASNKKMASNNGESAGVRTSVASQFFNEDEDTAIVDMTTSEKVVDLLNQAALIATDSKLTVLKQVQELIINKDPSLLDNFLDEIIAFQTDKSMEVRKFVIGFIEEACKRDNELLLKLIANLNMLLKDESVNVVKKAILTLTQLYKVALQWFVRSKTMSDMQEACWDMVTQMKEEVLAMLEVDNDGVRTHAIKFTESLIITLSPRTSDSDTPKRQEGDISLDKISKDHAYIRYDTLCGEGKSALEQLLKFMVHPAISSINLTTALGSLATLARQRPMFMSEVVQAYETLHANLPPTLAKSQVSSVRKNLKLHLMAVLKHPCSLEFQGQISTLLLDLGMSQNEITRHTPAPREPRKRPRHEPYTEGKKLKIEPALIEDDEDKEEPAPPSISKPSSVPVVQSAIDLTAEFLRPLLSPENVANLVLISMVYLPDVMPASFQATYTPVESAGTDAQIKHLARMMATQMTAAGVGPGLEQCKARDEKAGKEEGMDEGIGESSKDLLIKRKVPVMGQAISVVGGGYGDKSQTETGEAPQVKRLPEPILPSTQIKTPGTSGKRKVFRLADVIQPLTDTQLEKLTNMAVKRILHSEKAIAQSGMAHVRVKLLSRLVTQFEGMMKDDVLEFILEDIRTRSDLAFSLLYQEYNTYLSQQPTGLLDSYDHCLFTLLSGLQEKPEQRDGLFTKIVLEAPLITESALEVIRRYCEDESRVYLGMTTLKELIVKRPSRQFQYLHVLLDLSSHEKEKVRSNALSFIKRMYEKDQLRDYIEKFALNYMQLLVHPNPPSLLFGADKDTEVASPWTEDTVRQCLYLYLSLLPLNHRLVHELASVYTEAIADIKRSVLRVIEQPIRGMGMKSPQLLLLVENCPKGAETLVTRCLHILTDKVPPSPELVERVRDLYHKRVPDVRFLIPVINGLEKKEVTQALPKLIKLNPIVVKEVFNRLLGTQHSEGSSSMSPLTPGELLISLHNVDSTKCDMKSIIKATNLCFGEKNVYTSEVLAVVMQQLMEQSPLPILLMRTVIQSLSMYPRLGGFVMNILSRLIVKQVWKYPKVWEGFVKCCQRTKPQSYSVLLQLPPAQLTSVFERCPEMREPLLQHVHSFTPHQQAHIPASIMTVLEANSKQPEPEAMQPVVLERQVETPIATIAANVTITPVATFTPVATPPVRAEPIPVPLRDPEPAVQQHLPSKKEEEEPMEEGETAPACQEETADTTLQVDLPVVEENPTPGPIETVEEPMEEALTEPSDVTDQLKDVTEEGTTEPETGTGDAE
- the sympk gene encoding symplekin isoform X2, with translation MNNKASNKMASNNGESAGVRTSVASQFFNEDEDTAIVDMTTSEKVVDLLNQAALIATDSKLTVLKQVQELIINKDPSLLDNFLDEIIAFQTDKSMEVRKFVIGFIEEACKRDNELLLKLIANLNMLLKDESVNVVKKAILTLTQLYKVALQWFVRSKTMSDMQEACWDMVTQMKEEVLAMLEVDNDGVRTHAIKFTESLIITLSPRTSDSDTPKRQEGDISLDKISKDHAYIRYDTLCGEGKSALEQLLKFMVHPAISSINLTTALGSLATLARQRPMFMSEVVQAYETLHANLPPTLAKSQVSSVRKNLKLHLMAVLKHPCSLEFQGQISTLLLDLGMSQNEITRHTPAPREPRKRPRHEPYTEGKKLKIEPALIEDDEDKEEPAPPSISKPSSVPVVQSAIDLTAEFLRPLLSPENVANLVLISMVYLPDVMPASFQATYTPVESAGTDAQIKHLARMMATQMTAAGVGPGLEQCKARDEKAGKEEGMDEGIGESSKDLLIKRKVPVMGQAISVVGGGYGDKSQTETGEAPQVKRLPEPILPSTQIKTPGTSGKRKVFRLADVIQPLTDTQLEKLTNMAVKRILHSEKAIAQSGMAHVRVKLLSRLVTQFEGMMKDDVLEFILEDIRTRSDLAFSLLYQEYNTYLSQQPTGLLDSYDHCLFTLLSGLQEKPEQRDGLFTKIVLEAPLITESALEVIRRYCEDESRVYLGMTTLKELIVKRPSRQFQYLHVLLDLSSHEKEKVRSNALSFIKRMYEKDQLRDYIEKFALNYMQLLVHPNPPSLLFGADKDTEVASPWTEDTVRQCLYLYLSLLPLNHRLVHELASVYTEAIADIKRSVLRVIEQPIRGMGMKSPQLLLLVENCPKGAETLVTRCLHILTDKVPPSPELVERVRDLYHKRVPDVRFLIPVINGLEKKEVTQALPKLIKLNPIVVKEVFNRLLGTQHSEGSSSMSPLTPGELLISLHNVDSTKCDMKSIIKATNLCFGEKNVYTSEVLAVVMQQLMEQSPLPILLMRTVIQSLSMYPRLGGFVMNILSRLIVKQVWKYPKVWEGFVKCCQRTKPQSYSVLLQLPPAQLTSVFERCPEMREPLLQHVHSFTPHQQAHIPASIMTVLEANSKQPEPEAMQPVVLERQVETPIATIAANVTITPVATFTPVATPPVRAEPIPVPLRDPEPAVQQHLPSKKEEEEPMEEGETAPACQEETADTTLQVDLPVVEENPTPGPIETVEEPMEEALTEPSDVTDQLKDVTEEGTTEPETGTGDAE